Proteins from a single region of Panulirus ornatus isolate Po-2019 chromosome 64, ASM3632096v1, whole genome shotgun sequence:
- the LOC139746116 gene encoding uncharacterized protein — MTMMEYIVSPRGILKIIQLVFVVIVLGMWFSLSHAMQDFVSGTVIMALFSSLTLMAQNLLLGPSRVTEVLMSGVQAFFFFVSGILVLVMYNAPVSAACGSFCFFTCIAYGVDVYFAFQIETE, encoded by the exons ATGACCATGATGGAGTACATCGTCAGTCCTAGGGGAATCTTGAAAATCATACAGTTG GTGTTCGTGGTGATCGTCCTGGGTATGTGGTTCAGCCTGAGCCACGCGATGCAGGACTTCGTGAGCGGCACCGTCATCATGGCCCTCTTCAGCAGCCTGACGCTCATGGCTCAAAACCTACTCCTGGGGCCTAGCCGGGTCACC GAGGTGTTGATGAGTGGCGTGCAGGCCTTCTTTTTCTTCGTGTCCGGCATCTTGGTCTTGGTGATGTACAACGCGCCTGTGAGCGCCGCATGCGGCTCCTTCTGCTTCTTTACCTGCATAGCCTACGGCGTGGACGTCTACTTCGCCTTCCAGATTGAAACAGAGTGA